A single Methylobacterium sp. 17Sr1-1 DNA region contains:
- a CDS encoding TIGR02186 family protein: protein MRAVFAILVALLAAGPARAESLVVSLSFNRLAVTSTYAGTSVAVFGAIERDGQAAARSGGYDVVATIRGPRQALTVREKEALGPVWVNRGQQKFAEVPSFLAVLSSRPLAEIADEPTRRRLRLGLTAIVAAPDLTLAAPAPDDPFRRALLRLRRRERLFNENEAGMRFLSPTVFRATAPLPATAPVGSYDVEVLLLAGGVPLARQEARFDLVKSGLEQGIATVARDWSLAYGLAAGALALISGWLASVIFRRD from the coding sequence ATGCGCGCCGTTTTCGCCATCCTGGTGGCCCTGCTCGCCGCGGGCCCGGCCCGGGCGGAATCCCTCGTCGTCAGCCTGTCGTTCAACCGGCTCGCCGTCACCTCGACCTATGCGGGCACGTCGGTCGCGGTGTTCGGCGCCATCGAGCGCGACGGGCAGGCGGCGGCGCGCTCCGGCGGCTACGACGTGGTGGCGACGATCCGGGGTCCGCGCCAGGCCCTGACCGTGCGCGAGAAGGAGGCCCTCGGCCCGGTCTGGGTCAATCGCGGCCAGCAGAAATTCGCCGAGGTGCCGAGCTTCCTGGCGGTCTTGTCCTCCCGCCCCCTGGCCGAGATCGCCGACGAGCCGACCCGCCGGCGCCTGCGGCTCGGCCTCACGGCCATCGTGGCCGCTCCCGACCTGACCCTCGCGGCGCCGGCGCCGGACGACCCTTTTCGCCGGGCGCTGCTGCGTCTGCGTCGGCGCGAGCGCCTGTTCAACGAGAACGAGGCGGGGATGCGGTTCCTGTCGCCCACGGTCTTCCGCGCCACCGCGCCGTTGCCGGCGACCGCGCCGGTCGGTTCCTACGACGTCGAGGTGCTGCTGCTCGCCGGCGGCGTGCCGCTCGCGCGGCAGGAGGCGCGGTTCGACCTCGTCAAGTCCGGCCTCGAGCAGGGGATCGCGACGGTGGCCCGCGATTGGTCGCTGGCCTATGGACTTGCCGCCGGCGCCCTCGCGCTCATCTCCGGCTGGCTCGCCAGCGTGATCTTCCGGAGAGACTGA
- a CDS encoding diguanylate cyclase, with translation MPRSRLPAIRQRYGTRNARPCIRRSGFAEALRIAVARMRVEVEGATLSFTVSAGLAVAEAGDEVDALLRRADNALYEAKHGGRDRVVVAGQTVPARAA, from the coding sequence ATGCCGCGCTCTCGGCTTCCGGCGATCCGTCAACGTTACGGAACGCGGAACGCTCGTCCCTGCATCCGCCGGTCCGGATTCGCGGAGGCGCTGCGGATCGCCGTGGCGCGGATGCGGGTCGAGGTCGAGGGCGCGACCCTGTCGTTCACGGTCAGCGCCGGCCTCGCCGTCGCGGAAGCCGGCGACGAGGTCGATGCGCTGCTGCGCCGGGCCGACAATGCCCTGTACGAGGCCAAGCATGGCGGGCGCGACCGCGTCGTCGTGGCCGGCCAGACGGTGCCGGCGCGGGCGGCCTGA
- a CDS encoding sulfite exporter TauE/SafE family protein translates to MQIYLPIAEMPVSVLVLLGLGAAVGFVSGLFGIGGGFLMTPILIVMGIPPAIAVATQTAPIVASSATSVLAALRRNALDLRLGLVLVLGGFVGTSLGVWFFAAMRRAGQLDLVITVAYVTLFTVVGGLMLAESMRSAWARHRGRPRPARLGGDHAAYLAWPLRIRFPRSRLYASVIPILGLALFVGFAGAVLGIGGGFILVPALLYLMRVPTGVVVGTSQFQIVCTSFVALVLHAVQNQAVDIVLAVILIAGGVFGAQFGARAGRNLRSEYFRFLLAILVLAVGLRFAVELGLRPEEPFSIVVQEAR, encoded by the coding sequence TTGCAGATCTACCTTCCGATCGCCGAGATGCCGGTCAGCGTCCTCGTCCTCCTCGGGCTCGGCGCGGCGGTCGGCTTCGTCTCGGGGCTGTTCGGCATCGGCGGCGGCTTCCTGATGACCCCGATCCTGATCGTGATGGGCATCCCGCCGGCCATCGCCGTCGCGACCCAGACCGCCCCGATCGTCGCCTCCTCGGCCACCAGCGTGCTGGCGGCGCTCCGGCGCAACGCCCTCGACCTGCGGCTCGGCCTCGTCCTGGTGCTGGGGGGCTTCGTCGGCACCAGCCTCGGCGTCTGGTTCTTCGCCGCCATGCGGCGGGCCGGCCAGCTCGACCTCGTCATCACGGTCGCCTACGTGACGCTGTTCACGGTGGTGGGCGGGCTGATGCTGGCGGAATCCATGCGCAGCGCCTGGGCCCGCCACCGCGGCCGGCCCCGCCCGGCGCGGCTCGGCGGCGACCACGCCGCCTACCTGGCCTGGCCGCTGCGGATCCGGTTTCCGCGCTCGCGCCTCTATGCCAGCGTGATCCCGATCCTCGGCCTCGCGCTGTTCGTGGGCTTTGCCGGCGCGGTGCTCGGCATCGGCGGCGGCTTCATCCTGGTCCCGGCGCTGCTCTACCTGATGCGGGTACCGACCGGCGTGGTGGTCGGCACCTCGCAATTCCAGATCGTCTGCACCAGCTTCGTCGCGCTGGTGCTGCACGCGGTGCAGAACCAGGCGGTCGACATCGTGCTGGCGGTGATCCTGATCGCCGGCGGGGTGTTCGGGGCGCAGTTCGGCGCGCGGGCCGGGCGCAACCTGCGCTCGGAGTATTTTCGGTTTCTCCTCGCCATCCTGGTCCTGGCGGTGGGCCTGCGCTTCGCGGTCGAGCTGGGCCTGCGGCCCGAGGAGCCGTTCTCGATCGTGGTCCAGGAGGCGCGCTGA
- the pdeM gene encoding ligase-associated DNA damage response endonuclease PdeM: MALPLKLEKTHKTPGVTLAGETLALDLSGGLWLPEHRTLVVSDLHLEKGSAFAARSGQFLPPYDTRETLACLHEAVARLDPACVVALGDSFHDAQGPARLAVEDRALIAALQEGRDWVWITGNHDRAIQDGIGGRFADLLTIGGLTLRHEPAAAPETGEVAGHYHPVGKVAMRGRAVRRRCFVLDATRLVMPAFGSLTGGLNVRSETFDGLFPGGFTAHLIGDGRVFAIARTMLTRE, encoded by the coding sequence GTGGCGCTGCCGCTGAAGCTCGAGAAGACCCACAAGACCCCCGGCGTGACGCTCGCCGGCGAGACCCTCGCCCTCGACCTCAGCGGCGGGCTGTGGCTGCCGGAGCACCGCACCCTCGTGGTCTCCGACCTGCACCTGGAGAAGGGCTCCGCCTTCGCGGCGCGCTCGGGCCAGTTCCTGCCGCCCTACGACACCCGCGAGACGCTGGCCTGCCTGCACGAGGCGGTGGCGCGGCTCGACCCGGCCTGCGTCGTGGCCTTGGGCGATTCCTTCCACGACGCGCAGGGGCCGGCCCGCCTCGCGGTCGAGGACCGCGCGCTCATCGCCGCCCTGCAGGAGGGCCGCGACTGGGTCTGGATCACCGGCAACCACGACCGGGCGATCCAGGACGGCATCGGCGGCCGCTTCGCCGACCTCCTGACGATCGGCGGCCTGACGCTCCGGCACGAGCCGGCGGCGGCGCCTGAGACCGGCGAGGTCGCCGGCCACTACCACCCGGTCGGCAAGGTCGCGATGCGCGGCCGCGCCGTGCGCCGGCGCTGCTTCGTCCTCGACGCGACGCGCCTCGTGATGCCCGCCTTCGGATCGCTGACCGGCGGGCTCAACGTGCGCTCCGAGACGTTCGACGGGCTGTTTCCCGGCGGGTTCACCGCGCACCTGATCGGGGACGGGCGGGTTTTCGCGATTGCGCGGACGATGTTGACGCGGGAGTGA
- a CDS encoding cyclase family protein — protein MKRLIGMVLAAGFLARPAIADDLSLWSVYDKTLRSAKYIDLTHAFAPVQPVWPGFAGATFKPARAGRTLEGFAKEGDVFTYETHGFVATAYDLPTDQYGTQLDPPAHWNPRGATISDLPATYTLRPLAVIDISQKVIRDEGYHLQVADVTAWEERHGRIPAGAVVMVRSDWSKRWGEAERFRQKPFPGVSLAALQFLHLERKILFHGHEPLDTDTTPTLEGEAWLMHNNFAQAEGVTNLDLVPEAGALVAIGFAKPLGGTGGYARYVAIAPAGWPHGVSVDAVPGAPLPLQPAPLKRDADGVMRPTGP, from the coding sequence ATGAAGCGGCTGATCGGAATGGTGCTGGCGGCGGGGTTCCTCGCCCGCCCGGCCATCGCGGACGACCTCTCCCTCTGGTCGGTCTACGACAAGACGTTGCGGTCGGCGAAGTACATCGACCTCACCCACGCCTTCGCGCCGGTGCAGCCGGTCTGGCCGGGCTTTGCCGGCGCGACGTTCAAGCCGGCCCGGGCCGGGCGCACGCTGGAGGGGTTCGCCAAGGAAGGCGACGTCTTCACCTACGAGACCCACGGCTTCGTCGCCACCGCCTACGACCTGCCGACCGACCAGTACGGCACCCAGCTCGACCCGCCGGCGCACTGGAATCCCCGCGGCGCGACGATCAGCGACCTGCCGGCGACCTACACCCTGCGCCCGCTCGCGGTGATCGACATCTCGCAGAAGGTCATCCGCGACGAGGGCTATCACCTTCAGGTCGCCGACGTGACGGCCTGGGAGGAGCGGCACGGCCGCATCCCGGCCGGCGCCGTCGTGATGGTGCGCTCCGACTGGTCGAAGCGCTGGGGCGAGGCCGAGCGCTTCCGGCAGAAGCCGTTTCCGGGGGTGAGCCTCGCGGCGCTGCAGTTCCTGCACCTCGAGCGCAAGATCCTGTTCCACGGCCACGAGCCCCTCGACACCGACACGACGCCGACTCTCGAGGGCGAGGCCTGGCTGATGCACAACAACTTCGCGCAAGCCGAGGGCGTGACCAACCTCGACCTCGTGCCCGAGGCCGGCGCCCTGGTGGCGATCGGCTTCGCCAAGCCGCTCGGCGGCACCGGGGGCTATGCCCGCTACGTCGCCATCGCGCCGGCGGGCTGGCCGCACGGCGTCAGCGTCGACGCGGTGCCGGGCGCGCCGCTGCCGCTGCAACCCGCGCCGCTCAAGCGCGACGCCGACGGGGTGATGCGGCCGACGGGGCCGTGA
- a CDS encoding DUF3429 domain-containing protein, whose protein sequence is MHRAASPAALILGGAGLIPFLGLAALVILGQSPFGLAPRPLLAAYGAVIASFLGGLRWGAAAASPEGRGVDYAVSVVPSLIAWAALFAPAPWDLRALGALVLAWGLVDQDLPRRGLVPVWLGRLRLVLSGVAGLALLAAGFLGSS, encoded by the coding sequence ATGCACCGCGCCGCGTCCCCCGCCGCCCTGATCCTCGGTGGTGCGGGCCTGATACCGTTCCTGGGGCTCGCCGCCCTGGTGATCCTCGGCCAGTCGCCGTTCGGGCTGGCGCCGCGCCCGCTGCTCGCGGCCTACGGCGCCGTGATCGCCTCGTTCCTCGGCGGCCTGCGCTGGGGCGCCGCCGCCGCCTCGCCGGAGGGGAGGGGCGTCGACTACGCTGTGTCGGTGGTGCCCTCGCTCATCGCCTGGGCGGCCCTGTTCGCGCCGGCGCCCTGGGACCTGCGGGCGCTCGGCGCCCTGGTGCTCGCCTGGGGCCTCGTCGACCAGGACCTGCCGCGGCGCGGGCTGGTGCCGGTCTGGCTCGGGCGGTTGCGGCTGGTGCTGTCGGGGGTGGCCGGGCTGGCGCTGCTGGCGGCGGGGTTTCTAGGATCCTCGTAG
- the arfB gene encoding alternative ribosome rescue aminoacyl-tRNA hydrolase ArfB: MGLECTPWITLDESELEESFVRASGPGGQNVNKVSSAVQLRFDVRRSPSLPNAVAIRLMKLAGRRLTAEGVLVITAQTHRTQERNRAEARERLADLVREAAVPPTPRRPTRPTLASKKRRLEEKGRRGDVKKLRGGKPGMD, encoded by the coding sequence GTGGGTCTCGAATGCACGCCCTGGATCACCCTCGACGAGTCCGAGCTGGAGGAGAGCTTCGTGCGCGCCTCCGGTCCGGGCGGCCAGAACGTCAACAAGGTCTCGTCGGCGGTGCAACTGCGCTTCGACGTGCGGCGCTCGCCCTCGCTGCCGAACGCCGTGGCGATCCGCCTGATGAAGCTCGCCGGGCGGCGGCTCACCGCGGAGGGCGTGCTGGTCATCACCGCCCAGACCCACCGTACCCAGGAGCGCAACCGCGCCGAGGCGCGCGAGCGCCTGGCCGATCTCGTCCGCGAGGCCGCCGTACCCCCGACCCCGCGCCGCCCGACCCGCCCGACCCTTGCCTCGAAGAAGCGGAGGCTGGAGGAGAAGGGCCGGCGGGGGGACGTGAAGAAGCTGCGGGGCGGGAAGCCCGGGATGGATTAA
- a CDS encoding SEL1-like repeat protein: MRRTAPSLDAFDPELRDAAREAARRAGLSVDEWLAEAISEGSARAGVRQQSRRVAGSRRARHDPFQAQGFPEVEPEGRRADRSWPHDAPRAQRPRHGRGAEPAIVPTGSVPAALPAASDAQLVEAVAAIGRRLDAIDRRISENREAVDEAVTKAVQDRKAEQAGAARPTDDASTPRDAAARPAGRRTRPAPNSLAAAVAEIRQRQQQLDDGTPGDDQEILVDGLRRDLARVMETTEAAADKLSPAIAGLQAETTRLRESIGTLATSGDLVTLEQAVRTLADEVQRARDPADLVAVAGPIDLMRVQVGRLADDVAANVHARVAQDVERLARQMDGTLGAGRTGLADSDAAAKLFAELEEIRGRLAVLAEPARVQNLARSVDELTETVTRLGNGMLDSPALMNELRPLLEEIREGVRAPGADAPALAQGIADLDRKLDDLRAERREQPNAAGDILGRIDALSAKVDQVASVNTVGDVMGRLEQIGEALRQPALPSSDLASIHGMLRSLADKLDRVGQGAGGETLDGLERQVLALASRIDTRGSDPALAGLERTMGDLLAQVALLRDEAPIQAAAERAARSVADSIGAERKGAAETEGLGGLQAMLADMRAQQAASDKRLQATMEGVHSALEQLVSRLTHLDGERRSEAGPAAVAAPARHARNLRDTLRETTTPAPEPRPARRPEAPKSGPANLGPANLGSANPGPTSPADEMIEPGAVRPRQPHGAETISAPELPAGDIKASFIAAARRAAQAAAAEAAGTGSVPPVPERSVEARGSLVERLRATIERRRRPLLLGIAAIVLALGTLQALQSAGPRTSTPTISSHEATPADPTTTQATGAPALPRGTPPVAAPAATAEAKGADTRAVEARPAPAKPDAVKPDTVPQKGVETVAPEAAKPSLAARPTTPRVTDMASLNNELAGLPAGASSLRQAALDGDGAAIYELASRAVDGRGLPRDTALAAKLFDRLAGAGYAPAQYRLGSQYEKGLGLVRDQEKARLWYGRAAMQGHVRAMHNLAVMLAESGAAGGKPDYTSAATWFRKAAEYGVRDSQYNLAVLQARGLGVTQDLTQAYGWFAAAAAQGDDDAGRKRDEVAGKLAPKDLAAARSAAEAWKARVPDPAVNDPPAARVETAATPGAMSLIGAPPPLSVGKGTGLGTGKV; this comes from the coding sequence ATGAGACGGACCGCTCCCTCACTCGATGCTTTCGATCCGGAGCTGCGCGACGCCGCCCGCGAGGCTGCCCGGCGCGCCGGGTTGTCAGTGGACGAGTGGCTGGCCGAGGCGATCAGCGAGGGCTCCGCCCGCGCCGGCGTCCGTCAGCAATCGCGCCGCGTCGCCGGATCCCGCCGCGCGCGGCACGATCCATTCCAGGCCCAAGGTTTTCCGGAGGTCGAGCCCGAGGGCCGGCGGGCCGACCGGTCCTGGCCGCACGACGCGCCGCGGGCGCAGCGTCCGCGTCACGGGCGCGGCGCCGAACCCGCCATCGTCCCGACCGGCTCCGTCCCGGCCGCCTTGCCGGCGGCGAGCGACGCGCAGCTGGTCGAGGCCGTCGCAGCGATCGGCCGCCGCCTCGACGCGATCGACCGCCGCATCAGCGAGAACCGCGAGGCTGTCGACGAGGCGGTGACCAAGGCGGTGCAGGACAGGAAGGCGGAGCAGGCCGGTGCGGCCCGTCCGACCGACGATGCTTCCACCCCGCGCGACGCCGCGGCGCGTCCGGCCGGCCGTCGTACCCGCCCGGCCCCCAACAGCCTCGCTGCCGCCGTGGCGGAGATCCGCCAGCGCCAGCAGCAGCTCGACGACGGCACCCCCGGTGACGACCAGGAGATCCTGGTCGACGGCCTGCGGCGCGACCTCGCGCGGGTGATGGAGACGACCGAGGCCGCCGCCGACAAGCTCTCGCCGGCGATCGCCGGGTTGCAGGCCGAGACCACGCGCCTGCGCGAATCGATCGGCACGCTCGCCACCAGCGGCGATCTCGTGACCCTGGAACAGGCGGTCCGCACGCTGGCCGACGAGGTGCAGCGGGCCCGGGACCCGGCCGACCTCGTCGCCGTCGCCGGGCCGATCGACCTGATGCGGGTCCAGGTCGGCCGCCTCGCCGACGACGTCGCCGCCAACGTGCATGCCCGGGTGGCTCAGGACGTCGAGCGCCTGGCGCGGCAGATGGACGGGACGCTCGGCGCCGGCCGGACTGGGCTCGCCGACAGCGACGCGGCCGCCAAGCTGTTCGCCGAGCTCGAGGAGATCCGCGGGCGGCTGGCCGTGCTCGCCGAGCCGGCCCGGGTGCAGAACCTCGCCCGGTCGGTCGACGAGCTCACCGAGACCGTGACCCGGCTCGGCAACGGCATGCTCGACAGCCCGGCCCTGATGAACGAGCTGCGGCCGCTCCTGGAGGAGATCCGCGAGGGCGTGCGCGCCCCCGGCGCCGACGCGCCGGCCCTGGCCCAGGGCATCGCCGATCTCGACCGCAAGCTCGACGACCTGCGCGCCGAGCGGCGCGAGCAGCCGAACGCGGCCGGCGACATCCTCGGCCGCATCGACGCCCTCTCGGCCAAGGTCGACCAGGTCGCCTCGGTCAACACCGTCGGCGACGTGATGGGGCGGCTGGAGCAGATCGGCGAGGCCTTGCGCCAGCCGGCGCTGCCGAGCAGCGACCTCGCGTCGATCCACGGCATGCTGCGCAGCCTCGCCGACAAGCTCGACCGGGTCGGGCAGGGAGCGGGCGGCGAGACCCTCGACGGGCTCGAGCGTCAGGTGCTGGCGCTCGCGAGCCGCATCGACACCCGCGGCAGCGATCCGGCCCTGGCGGGCCTGGAGCGCACCATGGGCGACCTCCTGGCCCAGGTCGCGCTCCTGCGCGACGAGGCGCCGATCCAGGCCGCGGCGGAGCGCGCCGCCCGCAGCGTCGCCGATTCGATCGGGGCCGAGCGCAAGGGCGCGGCGGAAACCGAAGGCCTCGGCGGGCTGCAGGCGATGCTCGCCGACATGCGGGCGCAACAGGCGGCTTCCGACAAGCGCCTCCAGGCGACCATGGAGGGCGTGCATTCCGCCCTCGAGCAGCTCGTCTCCCGGCTGACCCATCTCGACGGCGAGCGCCGGAGCGAGGCCGGCCCGGCCGCCGTCGCGGCGCCGGCCCGTCACGCCCGCAACCTGCGCGACACGTTGCGCGAGACCACGACCCCGGCGCCCGAGCCGCGCCCGGCCCGCCGGCCGGAGGCGCCCAAATCCGGCCCGGCGAACCTTGGCCCGGCGAACCTTGGCTCGGCGAATCCCGGCCCGACGAGCCCGGCCGACGAGATGATCGAGCCCGGTGCGGTGCGTCCGCGCCAGCCGCACGGCGCCGAGACCATCTCCGCGCCGGAGCTGCCGGCCGGCGACATCAAGGCGAGCTTCATCGCGGCGGCCCGCCGCGCCGCCCAGGCCGCGGCGGCGGAGGCGGCCGGCACCGGATCGGTCCCGCCCGTGCCCGAGCGGAGCGTCGAGGCCCGGGGCAGCCTGGTTGAGCGGCTGCGGGCCACGATCGAGCGCCGCCGCCGGCCGCTGCTCCTCGGCATCGCCGCGATCGTGCTGGCGCTCGGCACGCTGCAGGCCCTGCAGAGCGCCGGCCCGCGTACCAGCACTCCGACGATCTCCTCGCACGAGGCGACGCCGGCCGATCCGACGACGACCCAGGCCACCGGTGCGCCCGCCCTGCCCAGGGGAACGCCCCCGGTCGCGGCACCCGCCGCAACGGCGGAGGCCAAGGGTGCGGACACCAGGGCCGTCGAGGCCAGGCCGGCTCCCGCCAAGCCCGATGCCGTCAAGCCCGACACCGTTCCCCAGAAGGGCGTGGAGACGGTGGCCCCCGAGGCGGCCAAGCCGAGCCTCGCCGCCAGGCCGACGACGCCGCGGGTGACCGACATGGCGTCCCTGAACAACGAGCTCGCCGGCCTCCCGGCCGGCGCCTCGTCCCTGCGCCAGGCGGCCCTCGACGGCGACGGTGCGGCGATCTACGAGCTCGCGAGCCGGGCCGTCGACGGCCGCGGCCTGCCGCGGGACACCGCGCTCGCCGCCAAGCTGTTCGACCGCCTGGCCGGCGCCGGCTACGCCCCGGCGCAGTACCGCCTCGGCAGCCAGTACGAGAAGGGCCTCGGCCTGGTCCGCGACCAGGAGAAGGCGCGGCTCTGGTACGGCCGCGCGGCGATGCAGGGCCATGTCCGGGCGATGCACAACCTCGCGGTGATGCTGGCCGAATCCGGCGCCGCCGGCGGCAAGCCCGACTACACCTCCGCGGCGACCTGGTTCCGCAAGGCCGCCGAGTACGGGGTGCGCGACAGCCAGTACAACCTCGCGGTGCTGCAGGCCCGCGGCCTCGGCGTCACCCAGGACCTGACCCAGGCCTATGGCTGGTTCGCGGCTGCCGCCGCGCAGGGCGACGACGATGCCGGACGCAAGCGCGACGAAGTCGCCGGCAAGCTGGCGCCGAAGGACCTGGCGGCGGCCCGCAGCGCGGCCGAGGCCTGGAAGGCGAGGGTCCCGGATCCGGCGGTGAACGATCCCCCGGCCGCCCGCGTCGAGACCGCGGCGACCCCCGGCGCGATGTCGCTGATCGGCGCGCCGCCGCCCCTCAGCGTCGGCAAGGGAACGGGACTGGGAACCGGCAAGGTGTAG
- a CDS encoding ligase-associated DNA damage response DEXH box helicase yields MPKTSAPKTSSPKTAARTVSAPGRSVSPPVSALPTAFAGWFAARGWAPRPHQLALLAAAQAGRSALLVAPTGAGKTLAGFLPTLVELAEGTPKGGLHTLYISPLKALAVDIARNLDAPVAGLGLEQRIRIETRTGDTPSHKRSRQVARPPHILLTTPEQLALLIAHREAAELFSGLRRVVLDELHALVTSKRGDLLSLGLARLHRLAPGLAMTGLSATVREPDALRRYLVPQGSGQGTGEAPEPAMADLITVEGGARADLRMLETGRTLPLAGHTAWQSMPAVYDLIRQHKLVLVFVNTRLQAEYTFQELWNLNDDGLPIALHHGSLDATQRRKVEAAMAAGVLRAVVCTATLDLGIDWGDVDLVINIGAPKGASRIMQRIGRANHRMDEPSKAYLVPANRFEMLECRAALDAVEEAAQDTPDPRLGALDVLAQHVLGMACAGPFSEDDLYDEVRAASPYADLTRDDFGLVLDYVATGGYALRAYERFAKILRGPDGLWRVRDARTAQQYRMNIGTIIESTKVKVRLARRNRTKPGSVLPAGGKVLGEIEEDFAETLTVGDTFLFAGEILRFEGLHEDEALVTRGPPGTDPAIPSYAGSKFPLSTFLAARVRALIADPFEWDRLPAQVADYLVQQRRRSVLPGPRDLLVETFPRANRYYLACFPFEGRLAHQTLGMLLTRRLERAGMRPLGFAANDYGLAVFGTRDLSERIGREPGFLDGLFAQDMLGDDLEEWLDESAMMKRTFRQCAVIAGLIERRHPGLRKTGRQVTISTDLIYDVLRKHQPGHLLLRAARQDAATGLLDVARLGMMLARIQGRIIHKALDRVSPLAVNVMLEIGRERVYGEGADEILAEAEAALLDEALA; encoded by the coding sequence GTGCCCAAGACATCCGCCCCCAAAACATCCTCCCCCAAGACGGCGGCCCGCACGGTCTCCGCTCCCGGGCGATCCGTTTCGCCGCCAGTCTCCGCCCTCCCCACCGCCTTCGCGGGCTGGTTCGCGGCGCGAGGCTGGGCGCCGCGGCCGCACCAGCTCGCCCTGCTGGCGGCGGCGCAAGCCGGGCGCTCGGCCCTGCTGGTGGCGCCGACCGGGGCCGGCAAGACGCTGGCGGGCTTCCTCCCCACCCTGGTCGAGCTGGCGGAGGGGACGCCCAAGGGGGGCCTGCACACCCTCTACATCTCGCCGCTCAAGGCGCTCGCGGTCGACATCGCCCGCAACCTCGACGCGCCGGTCGCCGGCCTCGGGCTGGAGCAGAGAATCCGGATCGAGACCCGCACCGGCGACACCCCGTCGCACAAGCGCAGCCGCCAGGTCGCCCGCCCGCCCCACATCCTGCTCACCACGCCCGAGCAGCTGGCGCTGCTGATCGCCCACCGCGAGGCGGCCGAATTGTTCTCGGGCCTCAGGCGCGTGGTCCTTGACGAGTTGCACGCCCTCGTCACCTCGAAGCGCGGCGACCTCCTGAGCCTCGGCCTCGCCCGCCTGCACCGGCTGGCGCCCGGCCTCGCCATGACCGGCCTGTCGGCGACGGTGCGCGAGCCCGATGCGCTCCGTCGCTACCTGGTGCCGCAAGGAAGCGGGCAAGGAACCGGAGAAGCGCCCGAACCGGCGATGGCCGACCTCATCACCGTCGAGGGCGGGGCGCGCGCCGACCTGCGCATGCTGGAGACCGGCCGCACCCTGCCGCTCGCCGGGCACACGGCGTGGCAATCGATGCCGGCAGTCTACGACCTGATCCGGCAGCACAAGCTGGTCCTGGTCTTCGTCAACACGCGGCTCCAGGCCGAATACACCTTCCAGGAACTCTGGAACCTCAACGACGACGGGCTGCCGATCGCCCTCCATCACGGCTCCCTCGACGCCACCCAGCGCCGGAAGGTCGAGGCCGCGATGGCGGCGGGCGTGCTTCGCGCCGTGGTCTGCACCGCGACCCTCGATCTCGGCATCGACTGGGGCGACGTCGACCTCGTGATCAATATCGGGGCGCCGAAGGGGGCAAGCCGGATCATGCAGCGGATCGGCCGGGCCAACCACCGCATGGACGAGCCGTCCAAGGCCTATCTGGTGCCGGCCAACCGGTTCGAGATGCTGGAATGCCGCGCCGCCCTCGACGCCGTCGAGGAGGCGGCGCAGGACACGCCGGATCCGCGCCTCGGCGCCCTCGACGTGCTGGCCCAGCACGTGCTCGGCATGGCCTGCGCCGGGCCGTTCTCCGAGGACGACCTCTACGACGAGGTGCGGGCCGCCTCCCCCTACGCCGACCTGACCCGTGACGATTTCGGGCTCGTGCTCGATTACGTCGCCACCGGCGGCTACGCGCTCCGGGCCTACGAGCGCTTCGCCAAGATCCTGCGCGGGCCGGACGGGCTGTGGCGGGTGCGCGACGCCCGCACCGCGCAGCAGTACCGGATGAATATCGGCACGATCATCGAGTCGACCAAGGTCAAGGTGCGGCTCGCCCGGCGCAACCGCACCAAGCCCGGCAGCGTGCTGCCGGCGGGGGGCAAGGTGCTCGGCGAGATCGAGGAGGATTTCGCCGAGACCCTGACCGTCGGCGACACCTTCCTGTTCGCCGGCGAGATCCTGCGCTTCGAGGGCCTGCACGAGGACGAGGCGCTGGTCACCCGCGGGCCCCCGGGCACCGACCCGGCGATCCCGAGCTACGCCGGATCGAAATTCCCGCTCTCGACCTTCCTCGCCGCCCGGGTGCGGGCGCTGATCGCCGATCCCTTCGAGTGGGACCGCCTGCCGGCGCAGGTCGCCGATTACCTGGTGCAGCAGCGCCGGCGCTCGGTGCTGCCGGGCCCGCGCGACCTCCTGGTCGAGACGTTTCCGCGCGCCAACCGCTACTATCTCGCCTGCTTCCCCTTCGAGGGGCGCCTCGCCCACCAGACGCTCGGCATGCTGCTGACCCGGCGGCTGGAGCGGGCCGGGATGCGGCCGCTGGGCTTTGCCGCCAACGATTACGGCCTCGCGGTCTTCGGGACCCGCGACCTGTCGGAGCGCATCGGTCGCGAGCCCGGCTTCCTCGACGGGCTGTTCGCGCAGGACATGCTCGGCGACGACCTCGAGGAGTGGCTCGACGAATCGGCGATGATGAAGCGCACCTTCCGCCAATGCGCGGTGATCGCCGGGCTGATCGAGCGGCGGCATCCGGGCCTGCGCAAGACGGGCCGACAGGTCACGATCTCGACCGACCTGATCTACGACGTGCTGCGCAAGCACCAGCCCGGCCACCTGCTGCTGCGGGCGGCGCGGCAGGATGCGGCAACCGGACTCCTCGACGTGGCCCGCCTCGGTATGATGCTTGCGCGCATCCAGGGGCGAATCATCCACAAGGCCCTCGACCGGGTGTCGCCGCTCGCCGTGAACGTGATGCTCGAGATCGGGCGCGAGCGGGTCTACGGCGAGGGCGCGGACGAGATCCTGGCCGAGGCCGAGGCGGCTCTGCTCGACGAGGCGCTGGCGTGA